A stretch of Caldanaerobius polysaccharolyticus DSM 13641 DNA encodes these proteins:
- the trpS gene encoding tryptophan--tRNA ligase → MARVFSGVQPTGDIHIGNYLGALKQFVELQDQHECFFCVVDLHALTVPQDPTELRKKVIQLAGLYLAVGLDPSRVTIFVQSYVPAHSELAWLLECMTYFGELSRMTQFKDKSKGKENVSVGLFTYPDLMAADILLYDTNYVPVGADQKQHLELTRDVAQRFNNRYGETFVVPEPLIGKVGARIMSLTNPTKKMSKSEEDEMGRISLLDTPDKVKKKIMRAVTDSENRIYFDPENKPGLSNLISLMSVQTGQSVDEVVAQYDGKGYGVLKRDLVDVTVSTLKGIQDRYYALSEEEIKAVLSEGAQRANAIAEKTLRRVQEKMGLR, encoded by the coding sequence TTGGCAAGAGTTTTTTCAGGAGTACAACCTACGGGAGATATACATATAGGCAATTACCTTGGAGCATTAAAGCAATTTGTAGAATTGCAGGATCAACACGAGTGCTTTTTTTGCGTTGTGGACCTCCACGCCCTTACGGTGCCTCAAGATCCTACGGAGTTAAGAAAAAAAGTAATCCAGCTGGCGGGATTGTATTTAGCCGTTGGCTTGGATCCATCTAGGGTGACAATTTTTGTTCAATCCTATGTGCCAGCACATAGTGAACTGGCGTGGCTTTTGGAGTGCATGACGTACTTTGGAGAATTGAGCCGCATGACTCAGTTTAAAGATAAGAGCAAAGGCAAGGAGAATGTATCTGTAGGGCTTTTCACATATCCGGATCTTATGGCAGCAGATATATTGCTTTACGATACAAATTACGTGCCTGTAGGGGCTGATCAAAAGCAGCACCTTGAGCTTACCAGAGATGTAGCGCAGCGCTTTAACAACAGATACGGAGAGACCTTTGTAGTTCCTGAGCCCCTTATAGGGAAGGTAGGTGCCAGGATAATGTCGCTGACTAACCCCACTAAAAAGATGAGCAAAAGCGAAGAGGATGAAATGGGCCGCATATCCCTTTTAGATACACCCGATAAGGTTAAAAAGAAGATCATGAGAGCTGTAACCGATTCGGAAAACAGAATATACTTTGATCCTGAAAACAAGCCGGGGCTCAGCAACCTTATATCGCTTATGAGTGTACAGACAGGCCAGAGTGTGGATGAAGTGGTGGCACAGTACGATGGCAAAGGCTATGGCGTCCTTAAAAGAGATCTAGTTGATGTTACTGTAAGTACATTGAAAGGTATACAGGATAGGTATTACGCTTTATCTGAAGAAGAGATAAAGGCAGTATTGTCCGAAGGCGCTCAAAGGGCAAATGCTATTGCTGAAAAGACCTTGAGGCGTGTTCAAGAGAAGATGGGGTTAAGGTAA
- a CDS encoding zinc-binding dehydrogenase has product MAKMKAVVFHAPEDVRVDEVDRPEIVKPTDAIVKVTTSTICGTDLHILHGEYHVKPGLIIGHEFVGVVEQVGTQVTKFKPGDRVAVSCITQCGTCFYCKEGTYAHCVDGGWLFGNILDGAQAEYVRVPYADIGMHLIPDELEDEDVLFVGDILSTAYFGVENARIKPGDVVAIVGAGPVGLCAIASAKLFGPSRIVAVGRKNFGRLEAARELGADEVILSANEDPVQRIKELTDGRGADVVIECVGGTSSYETAMSLVRPGGRVSLVGVFSKPVELPLEKLWDKNITLSWGLVNANRIPELIQLIKGRKISLRSLITHTFPLEDALKAYDVFDKKIDNALKVVLKP; this is encoded by the coding sequence ATGGCAAAAATGAAAGCGGTAGTATTTCATGCTCCAGAAGATGTAAGGGTTGATGAAGTAGATAGACCAGAGATAGTAAAACCAACAGATGCAATTGTAAAGGTTACCACTTCTACTATTTGTGGAACAGATCTTCACATACTGCATGGAGAGTATCATGTAAAGCCGGGATTGATTATAGGCCACGAATTTGTGGGCGTTGTGGAACAAGTAGGTACACAGGTTACCAAATTTAAACCTGGTGATAGAGTAGCGGTATCTTGCATAACCCAATGTGGTACATGTTTTTACTGTAAAGAAGGAACATACGCTCACTGCGTAGATGGCGGATGGTTATTTGGAAATATCTTAGATGGTGCCCAGGCAGAATACGTAAGGGTTCCGTATGCTGATATAGGCATGCATCTGATTCCCGATGAATTGGAGGACGAAGACGTATTATTTGTAGGAGATATACTCTCTACAGCATATTTTGGCGTAGAAAATGCTCGCATAAAACCTGGTGATGTGGTAGCTATTGTTGGTGCAGGCCCCGTTGGTTTGTGCGCTATAGCGTCTGCAAAATTATTTGGCCCTTCAAGAATTGTAGCAGTAGGGAGAAAAAATTTTGGAAGGCTTGAAGCTGCTAGAGAACTGGGAGCTGATGAGGTAATTCTTTCAGCAAATGAAGACCCTGTACAGAGGATAAAAGAGCTGACTGATGGCAGAGGCGCTGACGTGGTAATAGAGTGTGTAGGCGGTACGTCCAGCTATGAAACCGCTATGAGCCTTGTCAGACCAGGTGGAAGAGTATCACTGGTGGGAGTATTTTCAAAGCCTGTTGAGTTACCGCTGGAAAAATTGTGGGATAAAAACATCACGTTATCATGGGGTTTGGTTAATGCAAACAGGATACCTGAACTTATACAGCTTATAAAAGGCAGAAAAATAAGTTTAAGGAGCCTTATTACTCATACTTTTCCGCTGGAGGATGCATTAAAAGCTTACGATGTATTTGATAAGAAAATAGATAATGCGCTGAAAGTAGTGTTAAAACCGTAA
- a CDS encoding sulfide/dihydroorotate dehydrogenase-like FAD/NAD-binding protein, with translation MNEILEKKQLNPTVKLMVINSPLMAKKAKPGQFVIVRVDESGERIPLTIADYDADKGTVTIIFQEVGMSTKALGKLNVGDRLHDFVGPLGVPVEFSPDVKRVLAIGGGVGVAPLYPKVKMLHKNGVKIDSIIGGRSSEYVILEDEMRAVSDNLYITTDDGSKGHKGFVTDVLKELLANGNKYDEVIAIGPLVMMKMVCQITKEYNIPTMVSMNPIMVDGTGMCGGCRVSVGGEVKFACVDGPAFDGHKVDFDEAMRRQAMYKDMEKKALDEYEHRCKLGGILNG, from the coding sequence GTGAACGAGATATTAGAAAAAAAGCAGTTAAATCCGACTGTGAAGTTAATGGTTATAAATTCTCCGCTTATGGCAAAAAAAGCAAAGCCGGGTCAATTTGTCATAGTGAGGGTTGACGAAAGTGGCGAACGTATCCCCCTTACCATAGCGGACTATGATGCCGATAAAGGCACTGTTACTATTATATTTCAAGAGGTAGGCATGAGTACCAAAGCATTAGGTAAATTAAATGTGGGCGATAGGTTACATGATTTTGTAGGCCCCCTTGGCGTGCCTGTAGAATTTTCCCCTGATGTTAAACGAGTTTTAGCTATAGGGGGCGGTGTTGGAGTCGCGCCATTATATCCCAAGGTAAAAATGCTCCATAAAAATGGAGTTAAAATAGATAGCATAATTGGAGGCAGGTCCTCTGAGTACGTAATACTGGAGGATGAAATGAGGGCGGTTAGCGATAATCTTTATATAACTACAGATGATGGCAGCAAAGGACATAAAGGTTTTGTTACAGATGTATTAAAAGAACTCCTTGCTAATGGCAACAAGTACGATGAGGTTATAGCGATAGGTCCGTTGGTCATGATGAAAATGGTCTGCCAGATTACCAAAGAGTACAATATACCGACAATGGTCAGCATGAACCCTATCATGGTGGACGGAACAGGTATGTGCGGAGGATGTAGGGTATCCGTTGGTGGCGAAGTAAAATTTGCATGTGTAGACGGTCCCGCTTTTGATGGCCATAAGGTGGATTTTGATGAGGCTATGAGAAGGCAGGCGATGTATAAGGATATGGAAAAAAAGGCGCTGGATGAGTATGAACACAGGTGCAAGTTAGGAGGAATTTTAAATGGCTAA
- the gltA gene encoding NADPH-dependent glutamate synthase → MANMSAKKVLMPEQQPDIRNKNFKEVALGYDEKMAIEEAERCIQCKNQPCVKGCPVHVKIPEFIKLIAQGDFEGAYQKIRETNSLPAICGRVCPQESQCESVCTRGKRGEPVAIGRLERFAADWHMKNSVDKVELPAKNGKKVAVIGSGPAGLTCAGDLAKLGYDVTIFEALHTPGGVLMYGIPEFRLPKVIVQKEIDSLKRMGVKIETNMVIGKILTIDDLFDMGYDAVFIGTGAGLPKFMGIPGENLNGVYSANEFLTRINLMKAYDFPNHPTPVKVGKKVVVVGGGNVAMDAARSAKRMGAEEVYIVYRRSEKEMPARLEEIQHAKEEGIVFKLLTNPVRIIGDENGYVKGIECVNMVLGEPDESGRRKPIPEKGSEHVMDVETVIIAIGQSPNPLITSTTEGLEKQSWGGIIVNEKTMETSRKGVYAGGDAVTGAATVILAMGAGKKAAVAIHEYLNNK, encoded by the coding sequence ATGGCTAACATGTCCGCAAAAAAAGTGCTGATGCCTGAGCAGCAGCCTGATATAAGAAATAAAAACTTTAAGGAAGTTGCGCTAGGCTATGATGAGAAGATGGCTATAGAGGAAGCTGAAAGGTGCATCCAGTGTAAAAATCAGCCTTGTGTTAAAGGTTGTCCTGTACACGTTAAGATACCTGAATTTATAAAGCTGATAGCTCAAGGGGATTTTGAAGGGGCATATCAGAAGATAAGAGAAACCAACAGTTTGCCTGCCATATGTGGGAGGGTATGTCCGCAGGAGAGCCAGTGCGAATCTGTATGTACTAGAGGCAAGAGAGGAGAGCCTGTGGCCATAGGAAGGCTTGAGAGGTTTGCGGCGGATTGGCATATGAAAAATAGCGTGGATAAGGTCGAACTGCCAGCTAAAAATGGCAAAAAGGTAGCTGTAATAGGTTCAGGCCCTGCCGGGCTTACATGCGCGGGAGACCTCGCTAAGCTGGGATACGATGTAACCATCTTTGAGGCCCTTCATACCCCTGGCGGCGTTCTCATGTACGGCATCCCTGAGTTTAGATTGCCTAAGGTGATTGTGCAGAAGGAAATAGATTCGCTAAAAAGGATGGGCGTTAAAATAGAGACGAATATGGTGATAGGCAAGATACTCACCATTGACGACCTATTTGATATGGGATATGATGCGGTCTTTATTGGCACAGGTGCGGGTTTGCCCAAGTTTATGGGTATTCCAGGTGAAAATTTAAACGGCGTATATTCCGCCAATGAGTTTCTGACCAGGATTAATTTGATGAAAGCCTATGATTTCCCCAATCATCCCACGCCTGTTAAGGTTGGCAAAAAGGTTGTTGTTGTAGGTGGCGGCAATGTGGCTATGGACGCCGCTAGGTCCGCTAAGCGCATGGGAGCTGAAGAGGTATATATTGTGTACAGGCGTTCTGAAAAGGAAATGCCAGCGAGATTAGAAGAGATACAACATGCAAAAGAAGAAGGGATTGTCTTTAAGCTTTTAACAAACCCTGTGAGAATAATAGGTGACGAAAATGGTTATGTAAAAGGTATAGAGTGTGTAAACATGGTTTTAGGTGAGCCTGACGAATCAGGTAGGAGAAAGCCTATACCTGAAAAAGGTTCAGAGCATGTAATGGATGTAGAGACGGTCATTATAGCGATAGGTCAGAGCCCCAATCCTCTTATCACATCTACCACAGAGGGCCTTGAAAAGCAAAGTTGGGGTGGGATAATCGTCAATGAGAAAACCATGGAAACCAGCCGCAAAGGCGTATATGCCGGCGGTGACGCTGTAACAGGCGCTGCCACTGTTATATTGGCCATGGGTGCGGGTAAAAAAGCAGCTGTTGCGATACACGAATATCTAAACAATAAGTGA
- a CDS encoding pyridoxal phosphate-dependent aminotransferase, which produces MDYDKYVAQRAKSIEISTIRYFFNMVNEVEGAISLCIGEPDFTTPQHIDEAAKRALDEGKTFYTPNAGLLELRQEISRYLKQRFDVAYKPESEIIVTIGASQAIDVAIRTLVENGDEVLIPQPSFVAYKPCVILAGGIPVFVPTYLEDDFVLRPDVLERYITDRTKVLILPYPNNPTGAIMTRKQLEDIAAVVKRHDLIVVSDEIYSELTYGTDHTCFASIEDMWERTVTINGFSKTYAMTGWRLGYIAAPEGLTRQMLKVHQYNVTCAATVSQYAALEALRNGEGDVKSMLAEYDRRRKYLLNSLMDMGFECFEPKGAFYVFPSIRKTGLTSEEFATRLLHEAKVAVVPGSAFGENGQGCVRMAYATSMEDLEEAVKRIKAFMDKLKKDTVS; this is translated from the coding sequence TTGGATTACGATAAATACGTTGCACAACGGGCTAAATCCATCGAGATTTCCACGATAAGGTATTTTTTTAATATGGTTAATGAAGTAGAAGGGGCTATATCGCTGTGCATAGGAGAACCTGATTTTACCACACCTCAACACATTGATGAAGCTGCTAAGAGAGCCCTCGACGAGGGCAAGACGTTTTATACTCCTAACGCTGGGCTTCTTGAGTTGAGACAAGAAATATCCAGGTACCTCAAACAGCGCTTTGATGTGGCGTATAAACCGGAATCGGAGATAATAGTGACCATTGGAGCCAGCCAAGCTATAGATGTGGCGATTCGCACTCTTGTGGAAAATGGCGATGAGGTGCTCATTCCACAACCTTCATTTGTAGCTTATAAGCCCTGCGTTATCCTGGCAGGAGGTATACCCGTTTTCGTTCCTACATATCTGGAAGATGACTTTGTCCTTAGACCGGATGTGTTAGAAAGGTATATAACAGATAGAACTAAAGTCTTGATTTTACCTTATCCTAATAATCCTACTGGGGCGATTATGACAAGAAAACAGCTGGAGGACATTGCTGCGGTGGTCAAGCGCCATGATCTCATTGTGGTATCGGATGAGATATACAGCGAGCTCACTTATGGTACAGATCATACCTGCTTTGCCAGTATAGAGGATATGTGGGAACGCACTGTGACGATAAACGGCTTTTCAAAAACGTACGCTATGACAGGGTGGAGGTTGGGATACATAGCAGCGCCTGAGGGATTAACCAGGCAGATGTTAAAAGTTCATCAGTACAATGTGACGTGCGCTGCCACTGTAAGCCAGTATGCTGCATTGGAGGCGTTGCGAAACGGAGAGGGCGATGTAAAAAGCATGTTGGCTGAGTACGACAGGAGAAGAAAATACCTTTTAAATAGCTTGATGGATATGGGGTTTGAGTGTTTTGAGCCAAAGGGAGCTTTTTATGTATTTCCGTCTATTAGAAAAACCGGGCTTACCTCTGAAGAGTTTGCCACAAGGCTTTTACACGAGGCAAAAGTCGCTGTTGTGCCTGGTAGCGCTTTTGGGGAAAATGGGCAAGGGTGCGTGAGGATGGCATATGCTACATCTATGGAAGACCTTGAGGAAGCAGTAAAGAGGATAAAAGCGTTTATGGATAAATTAAAGAAGGATACCGTCAGCTGA
- a CDS encoding transcriptional regulator PerR has product MVKEDLSTILKEKGFKVTPQRLAIYGMLKSTKSHPSIDMIYNSLKDDFPTMSLATVYKTIDILKKLNLVQELNVGEGSFRYDANVAPHPHVICYKCHRVDDVDEMNFEELIEKVNKVSDYDIKSQKLYFYGYCPQCKGKDTVS; this is encoded by the coding sequence ATGGTAAAAGAAGATTTATCCACTATATTAAAAGAAAAAGGATTTAAGGTCACACCACAAAGATTAGCAATATATGGCATGTTAAAAAGCACTAAAAGCCATCCCAGCATCGACATGATTTATAACAGCTTGAAGGACGACTTTCCCACTATGAGCCTTGCTACTGTTTATAAAACTATAGACATATTGAAAAAATTAAATCTAGTGCAGGAACTCAACGTGGGAGAGGGAAGCTTTAGATATGACGCTAATGTGGCGCCTCATCCCCACGTAATATGTTATAAATGCCATAGAGTGGATGACGTAGATGAAATGAATTTCGAAGAATTGATAGAGAAGGTAAATAAGGTATCTGATTACGACATCAAAAGCCAAAAACTCTACTTTTATGGCTACTGTCCTCAATGCAAAGGGAAGGATACCGTCAGCTGA
- a CDS encoding Cof-type HAD-IIB family hydrolase yields the protein MKYKMIAMDMDGTFLNSQSMPTEENIEALKKAKRSGVVITFASGRIYPAIKEYVRLFGDDVPVIACNGAIVYRSAGQEAIYKAYMPYEEMVKLLEISREYNLYYHFFTEDKLFTVELKYGSLLYKKWNDRLPPQEKIMIEVIDNPYDVLNRYKNSLVKFVVSDDNTDFLDNVVKKKIEESGDFEVTKSAKNNLEIMVKGVSKGRGLEILSDYLAIPRSQIIAVGDSLNDVSMIRYAGLGVAMGNADERVMPWADYVAPTNDESGIAHVVEKFLLNC from the coding sequence ATGAAGTACAAGATGATAGCAATGGATATGGATGGTACTTTTTTAAACAGCCAGAGCATGCCTACGGAAGAAAATATAGAGGCATTAAAAAAGGCTAAGCGAAGCGGCGTGGTAATAACTTTTGCTTCAGGGAGGATATACCCAGCCATAAAGGAATACGTCAGATTGTTTGGCGATGACGTGCCTGTAATAGCGTGTAATGGAGCTATTGTATACAGGTCAGCTGGACAAGAAGCCATATATAAAGCTTATATGCCTTACGAGGAGATGGTTAAGCTTTTAGAAATATCCAGAGAATATAATCTCTATTATCACTTTTTTACAGAGGATAAGCTGTTTACGGTAGAACTGAAATACGGGTCACTTTTGTATAAAAAGTGGAATGATAGGCTTCCGCCCCAAGAGAAGATAATGATAGAAGTAATAGATAACCCTTACGACGTGCTGAATAGGTATAAAAATAGCCTGGTTAAATTTGTGGTCAGCGATGACAATACAGATTTTTTAGACAATGTGGTCAAAAAGAAAATTGAAGAAAGCGGCGATTTTGAGGTGACCAAGTCAGCCAAGAACAATCTAGAGATCATGGTAAAGGGGGTAAGTAAAGGAAGGGGCCTTGAGATTTTATCGGATTATCTGGCTATACCTAGAAGTCAGATAATTGCTGTCGGCGATAGCTTAAATGATGTATCTATGATCAGGTATGCTGGGCTGGGAGTGGCGATGGGGAATGCCGATGAAAGGGTTATGCCATGGGCTGATTATGTAGCTCCAACCAATGATGAAAGCGGCATAGCTCATGTGGTGGAAAAATTTTTATTAAATTGTTAG
- a CDS encoding DUF362 domain-containing protein, with product MTKVSIVKCESYDQNVVEQAIAQALEHLGGVEKFVKKGDKVFLKVNLLKKNKPDDAVTTHPAVVEAVVKLVQKLGAIPVIGNSPGGPFTERALRAVYRITGMAEVAHRTGALLNYDTTEITEKVYCGKVIKQVTLMKAIRDCNVVISLPKFKTHGMTVFTGGVKNLFGVVPGLVKAGYHLNMPDVRDFSEALVDLCLHVNPALTIMDAVVGMEGNGPSAGRPRNIGLILASSDPFALDTVATSIIGLGPDQVPTVAKASDRGLGLKKDIEVMGCPVEKVLIKDFDVPALRTFALTSKLPPLVVKYLDNYVKPRPRFIYEVCKGCGVCAANCPPGALSMQDKKPHVDLEKCIRCFCCQELCPYKAVEIKQPFISRFMFRY from the coding sequence ATGACAAAGGTATCTATTGTAAAATGTGAAAGTTATGACCAAAACGTGGTGGAACAGGCCATAGCTCAGGCCTTAGAGCACCTGGGCGGAGTAGAAAAATTCGTAAAAAAAGGAGATAAGGTGTTTTTAAAAGTAAATCTATTAAAGAAAAACAAGCCGGATGACGCTGTAACCACACATCCTGCAGTGGTGGAAGCGGTGGTAAAGCTGGTTCAGAAATTAGGTGCAATACCTGTGATTGGCAATAGCCCTGGCGGTCCTTTTACCGAAAGGGCACTTCGCGCCGTGTACAGGATAACGGGTATGGCAGAGGTTGCGCATAGGACAGGGGCTTTGTTGAATTATGATACCACCGAGATCACGGAGAAAGTTTACTGCGGTAAAGTCATAAAACAGGTCACGCTTATGAAGGCTATCAGAGACTGCAATGTGGTAATATCTTTGCCAAAGTTTAAAACCCATGGCATGACTGTATTTACCGGTGGAGTAAAAAATTTATTTGGCGTGGTACCTGGTTTAGTCAAAGCAGGGTACCATTTGAACATGCCTGATGTCAGAGATTTTTCAGAGGCTTTGGTGGACCTGTGCTTGCATGTAAATCCTGCATTGACGATAATGGATGCCGTGGTAGGTATGGAGGGAAATGGCCCTTCTGCCGGAAGACCTCGAAACATAGGTCTGATTTTGGCTTCTTCTGACCCATTTGCGCTGGATACTGTAGCTACATCGATAATTGGATTGGGTCCCGACCAGGTTCCAACGGTAGCAAAAGCCAGCGATAGGGGATTGGGACTAAAAAAAGACATAGAGGTTATGGGATGTCCTGTGGAAAAAGTTTTAATAAAGGATTTCGACGTGCCAGCTCTGAGGACCTTTGCGTTAACCAGTAAACTTCCTCCTCTTGTTGTCAAGTATTTGGACAATTATGTAAAGCCAAGACCCAGATTCATTTATGAAGTTTGTAAAGGATGTGGCGTATGTGCGGCCAATTGCCCCCCAGGTGCTCTATCTATGCAGGACAAAAAACCCCACGTGGACTTGGAAAAGTGCATAAGGTGTTTTTGCTGCCAGGAATTATGTCCTTATAAAGCTGTTGAGATAAAACAGCCTTTTATATCCAGGTTTATGTTTAGATATTGA
- a CDS encoding sugar phosphate nucleotidyltransferase, with amino-acid sequence MKAAIMAGGVGSRLRPLTCNIPKPMVSVANRPVMEYTVELLKKYGIRDMCATLQYLPNKIKEHFGDGSRFGVNIRYYIEDQPLGTAGSVKNAEDFLDETFVVISGDVLTNFELDKALEYHKSKNSLVTIVLTRVPVPLEYGVVVTDENGRIIRFLEKPSWSEVFSDTVNTGIYILEPEVLNYIEKGRVFDFSKDLFPLLLQQGKPVYGYIADGYWCDIGNIQQYMGCHRDILMGSVQVNLKEKAWRPGVWMGDNVKIGEGSVISDYVIIGDNVRIGKNVLIDSGTVIGDDVVIEDNTTVKKAVVWSNSYIGRNCEIRASLLCHRVQLKDKTCAFEHSVIGDDTLVKEGSIIKPGIKIWPQKVIEQESVVFSDVVWGSQYKKNLFGYDGIAGQVNIDITPEFCARLGSALPCVLKDHIGVSCDDFVQSQMLKKALISGLMSTGVRVYDFGTMILPMMRSAVRDYGLNGAVHIKRVNDDKTSVIDILDSKGCNIDKDKERKLENALNQGDFKRCGSEDIKNVDVIPAYDRIYMVKLLNAIDASSLRRRHFTVSFETSSEYMRRLLAGMLNYCGCIVSDNGEINFYIDSNGEILGLKGPDGKVLSEETMIALRSYLALQGPGTEPIVIPVNSPDAICEMVKSKNREVIYTKTALQDWMGKLRDNETDIKGITQFDLRFDAVSFLLKLMETIAKEGITLAELLTKLPAFYFDKKTVYCSWDAKGRVMRSLLEEIHGDEEIEGVKIRHDKGWAMVLPDPDRPACKVYAQGYTEEYARELTDMYVQKIKSLDSDKKKE; translated from the coding sequence GTGAAAGCAGCGATTATGGCAGGAGGTGTTGGCAGCAGATTAAGGCCGTTGACTTGCAATATCCCCAAGCCCATGGTGTCTGTAGCCAACAGGCCTGTTATGGAATACACTGTAGAATTGTTGAAAAAGTACGGTATCAGGGATATGTGCGCTACACTCCAGTATTTACCTAATAAGATAAAAGAACATTTTGGCGATGGCAGTCGTTTTGGGGTCAACATTCGATACTATATCGAAGACCAGCCATTGGGGACGGCGGGAAGTGTTAAAAACGCAGAAGATTTCCTGGATGAAACCTTTGTCGTGATAAGCGGTGATGTATTAACAAATTTTGAGCTTGACAAAGCGTTAGAATATCACAAAAGCAAAAATTCACTGGTCACTATTGTTCTCACAAGGGTACCTGTTCCTCTTGAATACGGCGTTGTTGTAACCGATGAAAACGGCAGGATTATTAGGTTTCTTGAAAAACCGTCGTGGAGCGAAGTGTTCAGCGATACTGTGAATACGGGAATATATATCTTGGAACCAGAAGTCTTAAATTATATAGAGAAAGGGCGCGTGTTTGATTTTAGTAAAGACCTTTTTCCGTTGTTGTTGCAGCAAGGCAAGCCTGTATATGGATATATCGCTGATGGGTACTGGTGTGATATAGGTAATATACAGCAGTATATGGGTTGTCACCGGGATATACTGATGGGATCGGTGCAGGTGAATTTAAAGGAAAAGGCTTGGAGACCAGGGGTATGGATGGGCGATAATGTTAAAATAGGGGAAGGTTCTGTGATAAGCGACTACGTTATTATAGGAGACAATGTCAGGATAGGCAAAAACGTATTGATAGACAGCGGAACGGTTATCGGAGACGATGTGGTAATTGAGGATAACACCACCGTGAAAAAGGCCGTGGTGTGGAGCAATTCGTATATTGGCAGGAATTGTGAGATAAGGGCTTCTTTGCTTTGCCACAGGGTTCAATTAAAAGACAAGACATGTGCATTTGAGCACAGCGTTATTGGTGACGACACTTTAGTCAAAGAAGGCAGTATAATAAAACCCGGTATAAAGATATGGCCACAAAAGGTGATTGAACAAGAGAGCGTGGTGTTTAGCGATGTTGTATGGGGCAGTCAATATAAGAAAAATTTATTTGGGTACGATGGCATAGCGGGACAGGTCAACATCGATATAACTCCTGAATTTTGTGCCAGATTAGGCAGCGCATTACCTTGTGTTTTGAAAGACCACATAGGCGTAAGCTGTGATGACTTCGTGCAGTCGCAGATGTTGAAAAAAGCGTTGATATCCGGTCTGATGTCTACGGGTGTTCGCGTTTACGATTTTGGGACAATGATATTGCCTATGATGCGCTCAGCGGTGAGAGACTATGGATTAAATGGAGCTGTGCATATAAAGCGCGTAAATGATGATAAAACATCGGTTATTGATATACTGGACAGCAAGGGGTGCAACATAGATAAAGATAAAGAGAGAAAATTAGAAAATGCCTTAAACCAAGGGGATTTTAAAAGGTGCGGATCTGAAGATATAAAAAATGTAGATGTGATACCGGCTTATGACAGAATATATATGGTTAAGCTGTTAAATGCCATTGATGCCAGCAGTTTGCGAAGAAGACATTTTACAGTAAGCTTTGAAACCTCATCTGAATATATGAGAAGGCTGCTTGCCGGTATGTTAAATTATTGTGGTTGCATTGTAAGTGATAATGGCGAGATTAATTTTTATATCGACAGTAACGGGGAAATTCTAGGGCTAAAGGGCCCTGATGGCAAAGTGCTTTCTGAAGAGACGATGATAGCTTTGAGATCTTACCTTGCCCTTCAAGGCCCAGGCACTGAACCGATAGTTATTCCTGTAAATAGCCCTGACGCTATATGCGAAATGGTTAAATCGAAAAACAGGGAAGTGATATATACAAAAACGGCGTTGCAGGATTGGATGGGTAAACTCAGGGATAATGAAACTGATATCAAAGGTATTACGCAATTTGACCTTAGGTTTGACGCCGTAAGCTTTTTATTAAAGTTAATGGAGACAATAGCTAAGGAAGGCATTACGCTGGCAGAATTGCTTACAAAGTTACCTGCATTTTATTTTGACAAAAAAACTGTGTATTGTAGCTGGGATGCCAAAGGGCGTGTAATGCGCAGCCTTTTGGAAGAAATCCACGGCGATGAGGAGATAGAAGGGGTAAAGATAAGGCATGATAAAGGCTGGGCAATGGTTTTGCCAGACCCTGACCGACCCGCGTGCAAGGTGTACGCTCAGGGTTATACCGAAGAATACGCCAGAGAACTTACGGATATGTATGTACAAAAGATAAAATCGCTGGACAGCGATAAAAAGAAAGAATAA